In Dasypus novemcinctus isolate mDasNov1 chromosome 10, mDasNov1.1.hap2, whole genome shotgun sequence, one DNA window encodes the following:
- the UBTFL1 gene encoding upstream-binding factor 1-like protein 1, translating to MALCKSQVNWSKEDTLMLLECMENNLPANDECNFKTTQFHLDWEKIAFKDFSGEMCKLKWLEFSHNLRKFRTLTELVLEAQELAKYPHKWKKHKKHPECSKKPLTSYIRFYKEKFSEYSQIHPELKQQELTKVLSKKYKELPVHIKMKYTEEFQKEKQEFNKKLARFREEHPELIRNSKKLGIPKTRQTPKSFQSKGKEMRSPPETNGFSKKMKFYGEPSKPPMNGYHKFHDDLWSSMELHHLSERERMVEIGRRWQRIPQGMKKQYEKLSENLQQQYKVELGLWLKSLSPREYAAYRESASAKRKNMAMMGGLSPKVRRTVLQSPPMRGPPEGHGEGQGLLSTGTDSSETIQVDYHSSQGSEDTKKEDGEDDDNSSSGDEDEKSESEGSGSSSSSSGDSSDLDCS from the coding sequence ATGGCGTTGTGTAAAAGCCAAGTCAACTGGTCCAAAGAAGACACCCTGATGTTATTGGAATGCATGGAGAATAACCTCCCAGCCAATGATGAATGTAACTTCAAAACAACTCAATTTCATTTGGATTGGGaaaaaatagctttcaaagaTTTTTCTGGAGAAATGTGCAAACTCAAATGGTTAGAGTTTTCACATAATTTGAGGAAGTTTCGCACTCTAACAGAATTAGTCCTGGAAGCTCAAGAACTTGCTAAATATCCCCATAAATggaaaaaacacaagaaacaCCCAGAGTGTTCCAAGAAGCCCCTGACTTCTTATATCCGCTTCTACAAAGAGAAGTTCTCTGAGTACTCCCAAATACACCCTGAGCTGAAACAGCAGGAGCTGACCAAGGTTTTGTCCAAGAAGTACAAGGAGCTTCCAGTGCATATTAAGATGAAATATACTgaagaattccagaaggagaaacaAGAATTTAACAAGAAGCTTGCTCGGTTCAGGGAAGAACACCCTGAGCTAATCCGGAACTCTAAAAAGCTTGGTATCCCCAAGACGCGTCAAACCCCAAAGAGTTTTCAGAGTAAAGGGAAAGAAATGAGGTCCCCTCCAGAAACTAATGGGTTTTCCAAGAAGATGAAATTCTATGGCGAGCCCAGTAAGCCTCCAATGAATGGATACCACAAGTTCCATGATGATTTGTGGTCAAGCATGGAGCTGCACCACTTGTCTGAGAGGGAGCGCATGGTGGAGATTGGAAGACGCTGGCAGCGCATCCCACAGGGCATGAAGAAGCAATACGAGAAACTCTCTGAGAACCTGCAGCAGCAGTACAAGGTGGAGCTGGGTCTCTGGCTCAAGAGTCTGTCTCCCAGGGAATATGCTGCATACAGAGAGTCCGCCTCTGCTAAGCGTAAGAACATGGCCATGATGGGAGGCCTGAGCCCCAAGGTCAGACGGACTGTTCTACAGTCCCCACCAATGAGGGGCCCTCCTGAAGGACATGGAGAGGGGCAGGGACTTCTGTCCACAGGCACAGATTCATCAGAGACCATTCAGGTTGATTACCATTCCTCACAGGGGTCAGAGGACACTAAGAAGGAAGATGGGGAAGACGATGACAACTCCAGCAGTGGGGATGAAGATGAAAAGAGTGAGTCTGAGGGCAGTGGCTCCAGCTCCTCTTCCTCAGGGGACTCCTCTGACCTAGACTGCAGCTGA